From the Theileria parva strain Muguga chromosome 3 map unlocalized ctg_531, whole genome shotgun sequence genome, one window contains:
- the cct-2 gene encoding T-complex 1 beta subunit protein, protein MDVANDYAEITPEILKGGAQEDRGETARMQYFIGSIAVGDLLKSTLGPKGMDKLLQPMNLEGPGGGMNVVTNDGATILKSVWLNNPAARVLVDVSMQQDAQCGDGTTGVVVLASELLRAAEKLIEQKIHPQTICLGFRKALKVARDRLDEIKFSRILDKDKFESDLLNIARTTLSSKLLRVEKDHFANLAVNALLRMHRNLDKDSQDASSHLNLSLIQIIKKPGGTLKDSYLEDGFVLEKRIGVGQPKRMTDCKILVANTPMDTDKVKIYGVKVNVDSFEAVSALEQSERDKMKKKVNKILAHKCNVFINRQLIYNYPDQLFKEAGVMAIEHSDFDGMERLAACLDAEIVSTFDTPEKVKLGRCDLIEEVIIGEDKLIRFSGCSRGGACTIILRGASTHVLDEAERSLHDALAVLSETLNDGRIVCGGGCAELEMAHYVEEYAKTIAGKESLAVEAFAHALRTLPGYILSNGGFDSADVLCKLRAEHSKGNVSAGIDIDKGSVGDMMKLGVFESYKSKLSQICLATEAAESIVRVDDIIKCEPRQRNPGV, encoded by the coding sequence atggaCGTAGCCAATGATTACGCCGAAATAACCCCCGAGATTCTAAAGGGAGGTGCCCAGGAGGATCGCGGCGAGACTGCCAGAATGCAGTATTTTATCGGATCTATTGCCGTTGGAGACCTGTTAAAATCTACTTTGGGACCTAAAGGTATGGACAAGTTGCTCCAACCTATGAATCTTGAAGGTCCCGGCGGTGGTATGAATGTAGTAACTAACGACGGAGCGACGATTTTGAAGTCAGTTTGGCTAAATAATCCAGCAGCCAGAGTTTTAGTCGATGTTTCAATGCAGCAAGATGCTCAGTGTGGAGATGGTACCACTGGAGTGGTAGTTTTGGCCTCAGAACTCCTTAGAGCCGCCGAAAAGCTCATAGAACAGAAGATCCATCCACAAACAATTTGTTTGGGTTTCAGAAAGGCACTAAAGGTTGCAAGAGATAGGCTAGATGAGATAAAGTTTTCTAGAATCCTAGATAAGGACAAGTTTGAGTCAGACCTACTTAATATTGCAAGAACCACCCTTTCATCAAAACTACTTCGCGTTGAAAAGGACCACTTTGCAAATTTGGCTGTTAACGCACTCCTGAGGATGCACAGGAATCTGGACAAGGACAGCCAGGACGCTTCATCCCACCTAAATTTATCCTTAATCCAAATTATAAAGAAGCCCGGTGGAACTTTGAAGGATTCATACCTCGAGGACGGATTTGTGCTTGAGAAAAGAATCGGAGTTGGACAGCCAAAGAGAATGACTGATTGCAAAATTTTAGTTGCAAACACACCAATGGATACAGACAAAGTCAAGATTTACGGGGTTAAAGTCAATGTCGACTCATTTGAGGCAGTAAGCGCTCTTGAACAAAGTGAACGTGACAAGATGAAGAAAAAGGTTAACAAAATACTCGCTCACAAATGCAATGTCTTTATTAACAGGCAATTGATTTACAACTACCCAGACCAACTTTTCAAGGAGGCAGGAGTTATGGCCATTGAACACTCAGACTTTGACGGAATGGAAAGACTTGCAGCCTGCTTAGATGCTGAAATAGTTTCAACCTTTGACACTCCAGAAAAGGTTAAACTTGGCAGATGTGACCTTATTGAGGAGGTTATCATTGGAGAGGACAAGCTCATTAGATTCTCAGGATGCTCAAGAGGCGGCGCCTGTACGATAATTTTGAGGGGAGCTTCAACTCACGTACTCGACGAGGCTGAGAGGTCACTACACGACGCTCTTGCAGTTCTAAGCGAGACTCTAAATGATGGCAGGATAGTCTGCGGAGGAGGCTGTGCAGAACTTGAAATGGCACACTACGTAGAAGAGTACGCAAAAACAATAGCTGGAAAGGAAAGCTTAGCAGTTGAGGCTTTTGCCCATGCACTCAGAACACTCCCTGGATACATACTAAGCAATGGAGGATTCGATAGCGCTGATGTACTCTGCAAGCTCAGAGCTGAGCATTCTAAGGGAAACGTTAGTGCAGGTATCGATATCGACAAAGGATCAGTAGGGGACATGATGAAGTTGGGAGTGTTTGAAAGCTACAAATCAAAACTCTCTCAGATTTGTCTCGCAACAGAAGCTGCTGAATCAATTGTAAGAGTGGATGACATAATCAAATGTGAGCCAAGACAACGTAATCCTGGTGTATAA
- the ict1 gene encoding RF-1 domain protein gives MNPPHRLTLSQYLRKSGHVFRILMLFKKIQKFINLRRFFSVNIPVKKLQVTTSRSSGPGGQSVNKSETKVQIRFNVQSADWLTEDLKEKFLIVNKAKITQKGDFIVECDDYSNQHDNKKACIRLIREAVKLAEEYTPARHLTFLEQIEETKTPEQILKYKMARRESRRKTKQLGHKKLEDF, from the exons ATGAATCCACCACATCGATTGACGTTATCACAATATCTCCGTAAATCTGGACACgtttttagaattttaatgttattcaAAAAAATCCAAAAGTTTATTAATCTCCGTAGATTTTTTAGCGTAAATATCCCTGTTAAAAAACTACAGGTTACAACATCTCGATCTTCCGGCCCTGGAGGCCAGAGTGTAAATAAG TCTGAAACTAAAGTTCAAATTCGATTCAATGTGCAATCTGCTGATTGGTTGACTGAAGATTTGAAAGAAAAGTTTCT AATCGTTAATAAGGCCAAGATAACTCAAAAGGGTGACTTTATTGTTGAATGTGATG acTATTCTAATCAAcatgataataaaaaggCTTGTATTAGGTTAATTCGTGAAGCTGTAAAACTTGCTGAG gAATACACTCCCGCCAGGCACTTAACATTTCTTGAACAAATTGAGGAAACCAAGACTCCTGAACAg ATTTTGAAGTATAAAATGGCCAGACGTGAGTCTCGAAGGAAAACTAAGCAACTTGGCCATAAGAAGTTGGAAGACTTCTAA
- a CDS encoding putative integral membrane protein, giving the protein MKVTTTTANVLNSESPRQELKVDPGSLVKTYDLNEYMRSLSLLDQGRNEWIDQGGVSNLQLNPEFKDMLKEKFWRTWYHLKHVQAGPFAVYNNPTPIDVNGLFPAQAGDAVVQQNVQPQGGVSSPGGMGTEGALIAAGAMAPGQYLPNQVQMVPGVGPVAVTQQAPPLPPPTGDKNTNVDELNNSLNTKAIPTNLSVGTSPSADPNTPPLANVPVVNVIGGKTISAPGVIPSDVMERHPLFDSVNLAPNDYFRVNVENVGRSIIVVSIVLFLILVLVYRIKTRKKTKKKR; this is encoded by the coding sequence ATGAAAGTTACCACAACTACGGCTAATGTTCTGAATAGCGAATCCCCCAGACAGGAATTAAAAGTGGATCCTGGGAGTTTGGTAAAAACATATGATCTAAATGAATATATGAGGAGTCTGTCTCTTCTTGATCAAGGAAGAAATGAGTGGATTGATCAGGGAGGGGTTtctaatttacaattaaacCCTGAATTTAAAGATATGCTCAAAGAAAAGTTCTGGAGAACTTGGTACCATCTCAAACACGTCCAAGCAGGTCCATTCGCAGTATACAACAATCCAACTCCAATAGATGTTAATGGGTTGTTCCCAGCGCAGGCAGGTGATGCTGTAGTACAACAAAATGTCCAACCTCAGGGAGGAGTTAGTTCACCAGGTGGTATGGGAACTGAAGGAGCATTGATAGCTGCCGGAGCTATGGCGCCAGGTCAATATTTACCTAATCAAGTACAAATGGTTCCTGGTGTAGGGCCTGTAGCAGTAACTCAACAAGCACCTCCATTGCCACCTCCTACAGGagataaaaataccaaTGTTGACGAATTAAATAACTCATTGAATACTAAAGCAATAccaactaatttatcagtTGGTACATCGCCAAGTGCTGATCCTAACACTCCACCGCTGGCAAATGTTCCAGTCGTAAATGTAATCGGAGGAAAGACTATAAGCGCTCCTGGAGTTATTCCTAGTGACGTCATGGAAAGGCATCCTTTGTTCGACAGTGTAAATCTAGCTCCAAATGACTATTTCAGGGTCAACGTTGAAAACGTTGGAAGAAGTATTATCGTAGTATCAATTGTTTTATTCCTTATATTGGTCCTTGTATACAGAATTAAAACAAGGAAAAAGACTAAAAAGAAGAGATGA